The Exiguobacterium mexicanum genome includes a window with the following:
- a CDS encoding FtsW/RodA/SpoVE family cell cycle protein, with product MKTRFRYFDFSLFIAVLMLVGISSIMIYSASVWNRGDYANSGLFYRQLFYAGLGIVVYLIATMFRYENFRKPNILYGLYFVSVVLLFITWAMIPLNGARAWLIIGGFTMQPVEIAKFVLILLLANYYHQLWNNELKGLPGRLGRAAITKKGLRAQAGAFFVIPVIYFFLPYAIAINGQPDMGGLFVLGAIMFLMWLAVGAPLRIIIPSVLAGIGAVYLMFTTIFSENQRSRIEVVFNPFMDPEGYGHQLLMSIISIVHGGLTGVGLGNSYQKYGYLPEPETDYIMSIIAEELGFVGVVVVLVLLFFIAFRAVNIANHSDSHFAMFVSFGIAAQIMVQTGINIGAMSGWFPGTGVTLPLVSYGGTSLIMTMGILGVLSSISMRNRHREATRRAEIREKSAENVQGSSLHVVR from the coding sequence ATGAAAACTCGGTTTCGGTACTTTGATTTCTCACTGTTCATTGCGGTGCTCATGCTTGTCGGAATCAGCTCGATCATGATTTACAGTGCGAGCGTATGGAATCGCGGGGATTACGCGAACAGCGGTTTGTTCTATCGGCAACTCTTCTACGCTGGACTCGGGATTGTCGTCTATTTGATTGCGACGATGTTCCGCTATGAGAACTTTCGAAAACCAAATATTTTGTACGGCCTCTATTTCGTATCGGTCGTGCTCTTGTTCATCACGTGGGCGATGATACCGCTCAACGGGGCGCGGGCGTGGCTCATCATTGGCGGATTCACGATGCAACCGGTCGAGATCGCCAAGTTCGTGTTGATTTTATTGCTCGCGAACTATTATCACCAGCTGTGGAACAATGAACTGAAAGGGTTGCCGGGACGACTCGGCCGAGCCGCGATCACGAAAAAAGGATTACGGGCCCAAGCCGGTGCCTTCTTCGTGATTCCGGTCATCTACTTCTTTCTCCCGTATGCGATTGCCATCAACGGCCAACCGGATATGGGGGGGTTGTTCGTTCTCGGCGCCATCATGTTCCTCATGTGGCTCGCTGTCGGGGCGCCGCTCCGAATCATCATCCCGTCGGTGCTCGCTGGGATTGGGGCCGTCTATTTGATGTTCACGACCATCTTCTCGGAAAACCAGCGCAGTCGAATCGAAGTCGTCTTCAATCCGTTCATGGACCCTGAAGGCTATGGTCACCAATTGCTCATGTCGATCATCTCGATTGTACATGGTGGGTTGACCGGTGTCGGTCTCGGCAACAGTTATCAGAAGTATGGGTATCTGCCCGAACCGGAGACGGACTACATCATGTCCATCATCGCGGAAGAGCTCGGTTTTGTCGGTGTCGTCGTCGTCCTCGTCCTGCTCTTTTTCATCGCGTTCCGCGCCGTCAATATCGCTAACCATAGCGATAGTCACTTCGCGATGTTCGTTTCATTCGGCATCGCTGCCCAAATCATGGTCCAAACCGGGATCAATATCGGGGCGATGTCGGGCTGGTTCCCGGGGACGGGGGTCACGCTTCCGCTCGTCAGTTACGGCGGGACGTCACTCATCATGACGATGGGCATTCTCGGAGTGCTCAGCAGCATCTCGATGCGAAACCGGCACCGGGAAGCGACAAGACGGGCTG
- a CDS encoding YlaN family protein — protein MATNLAAVQREQALQLLEADAEKIRCLIEVQLENLKMPKCPLYEEVLDTHMFGLSRQIDFAVRLGLISDIEGKGLLDSLEQKLSALAEASDL, from the coding sequence GTGGCGACAAATTTGGCTGCAGTCCAACGGGAGCAAGCGCTTCAACTATTAGAGGCAGACGCTGAAAAAATCCGTTGTTTGATTGAAGTGCAGTTAGAAAACCTAAAAATGCCGAAGTGCCCGCTTTATGAAGAGGTGCTTGATACACATATGTTCGGTCTATCACGCCAAATTGATTTTGCGGTCCGTCTTGGACTCATTTCAGACATTGAAGGTAAAGGACTGCTCGATTCATTGGAACAAAAGCTGTCCGCCCTCGCGGAAGCTTCAGATTTATGA